One stretch of Sander vitreus isolate 19-12246 chromosome 16, sanVit1, whole genome shotgun sequence DNA includes these proteins:
- the june gene encoding junE proto-oncogene, AP-1 transcription factor subunit has protein sequence MTAKMETPFYHDDSRLAEVVPGFSQIAEYERYPGSKMLMNKKVMSMVGSHHFPGGGAAGARGGNHHNLGLAGNSSLMTSAAPSSDMNLLKLASPDLEHLIIQSNQGLVTTCPVSNSNNPFMYRNQATNEQEGFADGFVKALADLHKQNQLVGGGSMSPSSSSAASLQTSYQRNLMSSGDMPVYTNLSSYNPGQVTYPVGQMAYGSASGHGGGGAPHHHARGMDAPQTVPEVPQPPGDPTSPPSLSPIDLETQERIKAERKKLRNRIAASKCRKRKLERISRLEEKVKVLKNQNSDLASTAAMLREQVAQLKQKVMSHVTNGCQIAVGAATAKSGGGGGGTGSEDSSC, from the coding sequence ATGACAGCCAAGATGGAGACTCCTTTCTACCACGATGACTCCCGCTTGGCTGAAGTCGTCCCCGGCTTCAGCCAGATCGCAGAATACGAGCGTTACCCGGGAAGCAAGATGCTGATGAATAAGAAGGTCATGTCAATGGTGGGCAGTCATCACTTCCCAGGCGGTGGTGCAGCAGGAGCCAGGGGCGGAAACCACCACAACCTGGGGCTCGCCGGCAACAGCTCCTTGATGACATCAGCGGCGCCATCGTCGGACATGAATCTGCTGAAGCTGGCGTCCCCTGACCTGGAGCACCTGATCATCCAGTCCAACCAGGGACTGGTCACCACCTGTCCCGTGTCGAACTCCAACAATCCCTTCATGTACCGCAACCAGGCCACCAACGAGCAAGAAGGATTTGCTGATGGCTTTGTCAAAGCGCTCGCCGACCTTCACAAGCAGAACCAGCTGGTGGGAGGCGGCTCCATGTCCCCGTCCTCGTCCTCCGCCGCCTCCCTGCAGACATCCTACCAGAGGAACCTGATGTCCAGCGGAGACATGCCAGTCTACACCAATCTCAGCAGCTACAACCCAGGCCAGGTGACGTACCCTGTGGGGCAGATGGCGTACGGTAGCGCCTCAGGCCATGGTGGTGGTGGAGCCCCTCACCACCACGCCCGAGGCATGGACGCCCCTCAGACTGTCCCTGAGGTGCCTCAACCGCCAGGCGACCCCACATCCCCGCCCTCCCTCTCCCCGATAGACCTGGAGACACAGGAACGGATCAAAGCAGAACGCAAGAAGCTCCGCAACCGTATCGCCGCGTCCAAGTGCCGCAAGCGGAAGCTGGAGCGGATCTCGCGGctggaggagaaggtgaaggtTCTTAAGAACCAGAACTCGGACCTGGCCTCCACCGCCGCCATGCTGAGGGAGCAGGTTGCGCAGCTAAAACAGAAGGTCATGAGTCACGTCACCAACGGCTGCCAAATCGCTGTTGGCGCGGCCACTGCAAAgtctggaggaggagggggaggcacCGGCAGCGAGGACTCCAGCTGCTGA